The Torulaspora globosa chromosome 8, complete sequence genome segment CTGCCTCCAATATAGCCAATAATACTACTGGTGGTCTAAATACGCAGCCTAGGCAAGCTGAATCATCTTACACAAATACGGCCGTTCCAGTTAACAGTACTGCAGCTAATACTGCACCGATTGTTCCATTTGGGGATCCAGCACTGAATCATCTGCTCGACAGTGCGGTAGCTTCAAATAAGGAGGTTACGCCGCCATCAGTGCCTGATTTCCCTTTAGAATCAAATCCAGGTGCAACTCTTCAGTCAAACATCAACATCGCAAAATCTTTGGGAAACATTTTAAAGCATACTGAAACTCGTGAACTAAGCTTCTCTGATGCTGCAATCGCTGAAATCAAGTTCAACTACGATAGCcttttgaaaaagataaaGAAAGTCAGAAAACAGAAACATAATATGAAGACTAGAAGAGGGCAAGTCCAGCTAGACCGATATCTTGGCGGATCTCCCTCAAGCCCAAATAGCACGAATTTCTCATCCTCTGGGAATTTACACGATTCCGTAGATCTACAGTTGCCAGGTAATTCATCATTCTTTTGACTACCGTTTCTGCTGTAACCATATAATACTACATAGTTGGGCCAATGGCAAACAAGGACATTGCAGACATTATGATTTCCAACgattcttttcttcgacATGGAAGACCTTACCCATAGTCATATACTTCAAATATTCCAAGCCGTATTCTCTTGTTTCATCGTCGATTATCTTGAAAACATTTCTGCTGACCTGTAAGGTCAAGGCGTTGTCCCTGGAAATTCGAACGACCGTTGACTTAAGACCACTAACATGCAAATCAGGCGGCATTGCCCTTATTACCTCAAGGTACGTTTTTCCGAACTGATCAGGAGAATCTAACAACGCTTTAATGAATTTAGGCTTATCCATACTGTAACTGACCATAAACACCCATAGGTCAGCATCACCCCAGTTTTTCACAAACTCTATGGCAAGGTTAGGGTCATTCAGTTCATCGATTATCAGTGACAAAGCTTTCTTGTTCTCGCCGATCTTACCCCAAAGATATATTAATTCGTTATGGAAACCGTGACGATTGGAGCAAAATTCAATGGCTTTCTCGAGATCATAATTAGATCTCCTTTTCAGGAACTCTAGAAGCTGGCCTTTTTGAAACTCAGCATAGAGGCCAATTAAATCATTCTCGTACTTTGCAGTCAAATCGGGATCGATCACAGAGAGTCTGCTTAAATAAAGGAAGAGGATCAGACCCAGCTCTTTCGGATTCGACAGAGTGTCAACCACTTTGCTGGTTTGGAAGCTGTGTCGATTAGAGACCAACAAGTTTATCGGCTTTTGGAAAATCTTCTGGGCATCCGTTATCGACAGTTTATTCAGGCTTTTTATGCTATCATCATACGGTAGAAGAACTAAATCGAGGATGCTTAACGTAATTTGCGAAGCCAGGTTATGGGTAAGAAGTATGTCTAGTACTCTGATGTCTTTTCTCTTGATCATGTGGGGAACGGCTTTAACGTAAAGCTTCTGAATCAAATACATATGAATAATGGCGTCTCTGTAGATATTTTCAAACGTATCGTgtttttcaatcttttcttctaGCCGATCTTGAAGCCCTTGAAATGAATAAACGTTTAACGGCCATTTATGGATGCAGTTCATGAATTTCTCCAACTTTCGCTCCTCCAAGTAGTAGTTCAGTATGGCATCATAGATCGATTTATCAAGTCGTGGCTCTGTTGGAATACATTCTGTTAGAGAGTCCACCTTCCCATTATCTATGAAAATCATGAACACCTTCCGACTTTCTTCCAAGAGCCGATCCATCTGCTGTCCTTCTTTAGCATTACTGGCGATCAACGAGGTAATGAAAGAAACTGCACATTCCCActgctcatcatcaagaagctgataaACATATTTAAAGCCAGTGGTCAATCGCTCGTCTGGGCTGACAGCATATTTTCCTATTTCCCAAGCTTTCAGATAATTACCTTTAGTGAGATACCAATTGTAATGGTCATTCAAGGAGAACACCTGTATTCGAATACTATCCTTTGCACTAATGAGGAAATACTCCGGTAGAGTTTGATTAATATGCTTACCCAAATGGTAATCATTGAGCGATAGGTTCTTATAGTTTTTAGATATCACCTCGTCGCTGTAAACATCTAGGCCGCTCACAGCATCTATAACCTGCAGTTCTGGAATATTCGAGTTTTCTTTACTCTCAATGTCGAATCCCAAACACAGAATTTGATCGTCCTTAAAAGACGCAACACCTGCTATTTGTAATCGCAGCTGAAAATAATGCTCTAATTCGACTTTCTTGTCGGGAATAGCCCTCAAGCTCGATGCTGCACTGGAAAGAATAGAGCCCAGATTCTTTCCGTAATCTATGCTACTTTTTAAAGACACTTTGAACATCCAAATATGTCTTCCCCAACCCACAAGTATTCTATCGCTCTCGGGGAAGTGGACATGGGGCTTATACAAAGCAGGCCGAACTTCATCGCTCCCGTCATTTGGAAACTTGACATTAAGAAGCTGAGTCTTGGAATGAATGCTGCAAAAAGTGATTCCCGCATCATTCATCCACAGGATGATATCACCTATTGTGAAGATCCCCATAATAGGCCCTTCACCTTTGACCAACGTTGTATCCACTCTGTTGCCTAGCCAATTCCTCTGAGAAAGGATCACTTCACCAGCCATTCCGCCAGAGACGAAAGTTTTATGTGTCGCATAATCTTCACTCAAAACAACAGCCTGAATTGGCCTCCTGAAATCAAACGATGTTATGTTGGAAGGATCTTCCAACAGTCCTATAGCCACCGTCCCATCGATCGAGCCTGTGGCAAAGTATATGTTATCTGAGTGAATCGAAAGGATCGATGAGCGATGCAACTTCAAAGTTTGGATGGGAGTGAAATCTGGCAATGTCAGGTGTAGCAGTCCTGAATGAGTGCCAAATGCGAAGAACTCCTCTTGAAATAAACATGCTGATATTGAATCtcggttgaagaaattcgTCGGCAGCTTATTTAGTCTGGTATATTTGAGCAGAGGAGGAGTCTCCTCCTCATCCGAATCACTTTCACTGTCTTCTTCAGGCCCACTTGGTTGCTCTTCGTTACTTCTTGCTGGCTTTTCAGTGATTTCATCAGAATATTCGATAATTTCCTTACCAGTATCTGCTGCTCCCCTGCGTTCAAGCTCTATTTCCGATGGTTTATGTTCAATAGGCATGGAGCTGACCCCATTGTATCCATGATTATCTTCCATCAGCTTAATTTGGATTGTTAAAGGCACACATTCGTCACCGTGTCCGACCCTACTCTTCAGTTTTAGCAGTTATTGACCGACCTTTGCACTTCGCTAAGCTGTTTACTTTTAACACGCGATAGCAGAATTGGCTTGACAAGACCCATAGACGAGTCTTCTTAGCTCTGCCGGGTGGCTATTTGATCAATATCTTGCATCTGCCTTGTAATCCCAGTGAGAATATGCGGCAACTGTGCCTGCCATACGACGTCTGTGGCGCCAGCATTGGCCGACTTATCTCAAGAATCAAGAGGTAGGAGGAATTGAGTCAAAGTATCAACGTTCTTGCAACCGGTACTTCTCGATTCCGAATCAAGTATCGTGGCTTTTCTCTCTCTGTTAAAGACGAGTGAGTAGCCTTGGTAGTCTTGCAGCAACATACGGACACTTTTTCAAATAAAGGACACTCTTTCATGCTTATTACCTTAACATAAGTGAACTTGCTGGAATTTCAAGAGCTCTaccagtttcttcagcat includes the following:
- the VPS41 gene encoding Vps41p (ancestral locus Anc_8.212) — protein: MEDNHGYNGVSSMPIEHKPSEIELERRGAADTGKEIIEYSDEITEKPARSNEEQPSGPEEDSESDSDEEETPPLLKYTRLNKLPTNFFNRDSISACLFQEEFFAFGTHSGLLHLTLPDFTPIQTLKLHRSSILSIHSDNIYFATGSIDGTVAIGLLEDPSNITSFDFRRPIQAVVLSEDYATHKTFVSGGMAGEVILSQRNWLGNRVDTTLVKGEGPIMGIFTIGDIILWMNDAGITFCSIHSKTQLLNVKFPNDGSDEVRPALYKPHVHFPESDRILVGWGRHIWMFKVSLKSSIDYGKNLGSILSSAASSLRAIPDKKVELEHYFQLRLQIAGVASFKDDQILCLGFDIESKENSNIPELQVIDAVSGLDVYSDEVISKNYKNLSLNDYHLGKHINQTLPEYFLISAKDSIRIQVFSLNDHYNWYLTKGNYLKAWEIGKYAVSPDERLTTGFKYVYQLLDDEQWECAVSFITSLIASNAKEGQQMDRLLEESRKVFMIFIDNGKVDSLTECIPTEPRLDKSIYDAILNYYLEERKLEKFMNCIHKWPLNVYSFQGLQDRLEEKIEKHDTFENIYRDAIIHMYLIQKLYVKAVPHMIKRKDIRVLDILLTHNLASQITLSILDLVLLPYDDSIKSLNKLSITDAQKIFQKPINLLVSNRHSFQTSKVVDTLSNPKELGLILFLYLSRLSVIDPDLTAKYENDLIGLYAEFQKGQLLEFLKRRSNYDLEKAIEFCSNRHGFHNELIYLWGKIGENKKALSLIIDELNDPNLAIEFVKNWGDADLWVFMVSYSMDKPKFIKALLDSPDQFGKTYLEVIRAMPPDLHVSGLKSTVVRISRDNALTLQVSRNVFKIIDDETREYGLEYLKYMTMGKVFHVEEKNRWKS